In Beijerinckia indica subsp. indica ATCC 9039, the genomic window TGGATGTGTCCGATGGTTTTGCGGGCGATCTCGCCAAACTGCTGGGACTCGCTCATCTTACGGTGCGTGTCCCGCTTGCCGCGGTGCCGCTCTCCAGGGCCGCGCGGGAAGCCCTCCATCTCGAGCCTGGCCTGATCGATACGATCCTGACCGGCGGTGATGATTACGAAATCCTGTGCGCCGTGCCGCCGGGGGAATGTGTGGGATTCGAGGAATCGGCGCTGGCGCTGGGTATGCGTGTCAGCCCGATCGGCGAGGCGGAGAGCGGCGATGCCCTGCCACATTTCGAAGCACCGGGAACTGTGCCGCGTGTATACCCGCAGGGATCCTTCCAGCATTTCTGAGTGATTCCACGCCATTTTATACCAACGGTCATGATCGATGACCTTTGGTATTAGCACTGTGAAACTAGGGCTTTGCCAATGATTTCAAGGCCTCCCATTTTGGGAGGATGAAAATGATCGCAATTGCGGCGATCTGTGGATTCTGTAAGCTGACCCGAAACATATCGATCCATGCCTGATTCTTTCACAGGAAATCGGGCCAGGTGGGCGGCGAGGGAGGAATCCATGAATCCTTTGTGGTGGATCATTTTTGGCGGATTATTATCCGTAGCCTATGGCATCGTGACATCGAAACAGTTGCTGGAACAGCCAGCCGGTTCCTTGCGGATGCAGGAGATTGCCGGAGCGATAGCGGAAGGCGCCAACGCTTATCTCAAGCGCCAATATACAACCATCGCTCTTGTCGGAACCGTGATCTTCGTGGTGCTTGGCCTTCTGCTCTCATGGACGGTCGCCTGGGCCTACCTCTTTGGCGCGGTGCTGTCGGGCGCGGCGGGGTTCATCGGCATGAATGTGTCGGTGCGCGCTAATGTCCGCACCGCACAGGCGGCGTCACAATCGCTCGGCGAGGGACTTGACCTCTCCTTCAAGGCGGGGGCTGTCACCGGCCTGTTGGTCGCGGGCCTGGCGCTGCTCGGCGTGACCTTGACCTTTTACCTGCTGACGGGTCCCTTGGGCCACGCGCAAGATAGCCGCGAAGTCGTCAATGCTTTGGTTGGGCTTGGCTTTGGGGCCTCGCTGATCTCGATCTTCGCGCGGCTCGGAGGCGGGATATTCACCAAGGGCGCTGACGTCGGGGCCGATCTTGTGGGCAAGGTTGAGGCCGGCATTCCTGAGGATGATCCGCGCAATCCAGCCACCATCGCTGATAATGTCGGCGACAATGTCGGTGATTGCGCCGGCATGGCGGCCGATCTGTTTGAAACCTATGTGGTGACGGTCGTTGCCACCATGGTGCTCGGCGCGATCTTTTTCGGGGGCGACGCGGTGCTCGCGAGCGCCATGCTTTATCCTTTGGCGATTTGCGCGACCTGCATCGTCACATCGCTCATCGGCACCGCTTTCGTGAAACTCGGTCTCGATGAGGCGATCATGAGCGCCCTCTACAAGGGCTTGATCGCGACCGGACTCCTGACCATTCCGGGGCTCGCTCTCGCCACTTACGCCACGGTCGGTTTCGGCACGATCGGCACGGTGCATGGCGTGCCGCTCACAGGGCTCCATCTGTTCTTCTGCGGGCTCATCGGGCTTGCCGTCACCGGTGCCCTTGTCGTTATTACCGAATATTATACAGGCAGCGGCAAACGGCCGGTGGTTTCGATCGCTCAGGCCTCCGTGACCGGCCATGGCACCAATGTCATTCAGGGGCTTGCCGTATCGCTCGAATCGACCGCCTTGCCGGCCCTTGTCATTGCCGCCGGCATTATCGCGACCTCGCAACTCGGCGGCCTTTACGGCACGGCGATCGCGGTCACGACCATGCTCGGCCTTGCCGGCATGATTGTCGCGCTTGATGCTTTTGGCCCTGTCACTGACAATGCCGGCGGCATTGCGGAAATGGCGGGCCTGCCCAAGGAGGTGCGGCGCGCCACTGATGCGCTCGATGCCGTGGGCAATACCACTAAGGCGGTAACGAAGGGCTATGCGATTGGCTCCGCCGGCCTCGGGGCACTCGTGTTGTTTGCCGCCTATAGCTACGACCTCGATTATTTCACCAAACATGGCGATGTCTTTTCCTATTTTCGCAATGTCGGCGTGGTCTCCTTCGATCTCTCCAACCCATATGTGGTTGCCGGCCTGATTTTCGGCGGCCTGATACCTTACCTCTTCGGCGGCATCGCCATGACGGCCGTCGGTCGGGCGGCGGGCTCTGTTGTCGAGGAAGTGCGGCGGCAATTCCGGGAAAAGCCCGGCATTATGGAAGGCACTGAAAGGCCGGACTATGGCCGCGCGGTCGATATGCTGACGAAAGCCGCGATCCGCGAAATGATCATTCCTTCGCTGCTGCCGGTGCTCGCGCCGCCGTTCGTCTATTTCGTGGTTCTCGCTGTGTCGGGCTCCAAGGCCTCGGCCTTTGCGGCGCTTGGCGCCTCGCTGCTGGGCGTCATCGTCAACGGCCTGTTCGTGGCGATTTCCATGACTTCAGGCGGCGGTGCCTGGGACAATGCGAAGAAAAGTTTCGAGGAAGGGTTTCTCGATAAGAATGGTGTCACCCATTACAAGGGGAGTGAGGCGCATAAGGCCTCGGTAACGGGTGACACGGTCGGCGATCCCTATAAGGATACGGCCGGGCCAGCGATCAATCCGGCGATCAAGATCACCAATATTGTCGCTCTCCTGCTTCTGGCGATTCTCGCTCATTGATGGAGCGCCCCAAGGATGCCGTCTTGGGGCGATTCTTCCTCTATTTGAAATGATAGGGCGCGACGTTCCATCCGGTTCGCCGTGTCCTATCGACGCCTTTCCATGCATCAAGTAGAAAACAATCATTAATCAGCCCCATAGGGTCGAATCTGCGGTGCAATGGAAGGACATGGAGATGAAAGGGATTATCCTCGCGGGTGGGTCAGGCACGCGCCTTTATCCGATTACCCGCGTCGTCTCGAAGCAATTGCTGCCGGTTTTCGACAAGCCGATGATCTATTATCCGCTGGCCACTTTGATGCTGGCGGGGATCAAGGATTTCTTGATCATTTCGACCCCGCGCGACACGCCGCTGTTCGAGCGCCTGCTCGGGGATGGCAAGGACCTCGGCATGTCCTTGACCTATGCCGTGCAGGATGAACCGCGCGGACTGGCGGAATCCTTCATCATCGGCCGTGACTTTATCGGATCTGATCGTGTGGCCTTGATCCTTGGTGATAATATTTTTCATGGCCACGGACTGCCGCAAATGCTCCAACAGGCCGTGGCTCGGACCACGGATGCGACGATTTTCGGCTATCAGGTCACCACCCCGGAGCAATATGGCGTCGTGACGCTCGATCGGACCGGAAAGGCGCTCGATATTGTCGAGAAACCCAAAACCTTCCACTCCAATGTCGCCGTCACGGGCCTTTATTTCTATCCCAATGATGTTGTCGATATTGCCGCCAAGATCACCCCCTCGGCCCGAGGCGAGCTCGAAATCACCGATGTCAACCGGGCCTATCTCCAACGCGGACAATTATTCGTCGAAATGCTCGGACGCGGCTTTGCCTGGCTCGACACGGGCACCCATGCCTCGCTCGTGGAAGCGAGCCATTACATCCAGATCCTTGAACAAAGGCAGGGAATCCGGGTCGCCTGTATCGAGGAAATCGCGCTGCGGATGGGTTATATCCCCCTGGACCAATTCCATGAACTTGCCAAACGCTCGATGAAGAGCAGTTATGGCGAATATCTTCTGGCGATTTACGAAGCCGCGAAAAAAGACCCCACATCCTTTGCTCCCTCGATCGCCTGAGACGGTCTTAAAGCGCGGTCTTGCATGGGACCGGGTAGGGACGGATTCGCGCGGGAAGGCCAGCAAAAGGCTTTTATCTAGTATTTTTATGGACTACTATCCGTCCAGCCCAGCGATGGTTTCGTGCGCAGGCAGACGGGAGCCGGTGCATGACATCATGCGGGCTGAAACTGTCATGTTCCATGCATGCACCCATGCCTGGGCCAGCCTTGGCGACAGGGCTTTTCCTGGGGCAAGATCATGAATCGCCAGACCATGAACCACATGACTCTCATCTCCGACTCAGGCGTCCCTGCGGGGCATTCCGATCGCCCCGGTCTTTATGATCCGCTCTGGAATCGTCTGCGGCAGGAGGCCGAAGAAGCTTTCGCGCGTGAAAGGGCTCTGGCGCCGCTGTTCGTCAGTTCGATTCTCAACCGGACGAGTTTCGAAAGTGCTGTGGCGCATCGCATTGCGGCGCGGCTCGGCAATGAGACGGTGCCCGCTTATCTCATCGCGGAAATTTTTGCCCAGGCGACCGATGATGATCCGACGATCGGAGAGGCTTTCCGAGCCGATATTCTCGCCGTGCTCGATCGTGATCCGGCCTGCGCGCGCCTGATCGAGCCCTTCCTTTATTTCAAGGGGTTCCACGCGATCCAGACGCATCGCCTCGCGCATTGGCTCTGGAACCATCAGCGTCAGGATTTCGCGCTCTATATCCAGAGCCGATCATCCGATGTCTTTCAGACCGACATCAATCCGGCGGCGCGTTTCGGCAAGGGGATTTTCCTCGATCACGCGACGGGTCTCGTCGTCGGCGCGACGGCCTCGATCGATGATGATGTCTCGATCCTGCAGAATGTCACGCTCGGCGGTACCGGCAAGGAACGCGGCGATCGCCATCCCAAGATCCGGCGCGGCGTGATGATCGGTGCCGGCGCCAAAATTCTCGGCAATATCGAGATAGGCTCCTGCTCGCGCATTGCCGCGGGCTCAGTCGTTTTGCGGCCCGTCGAGCCCAATACCACGGTGGCTGGCGTTCCCGCCCGCCAGGTGGGCACGGCCGGCTGTTCTGAACCGGCGCGCAGCATGGACCAGATTCTCAGCCAATTGTCCTATGATTCTTTCGATTACACGATCTGACAAGCCAGCAGATAAAGCTCCATCTGATTATTATTCAATGGCTTATCAGATCAAAGACGGGACCCGTGGGGGCGAGGCGGCAGCCAAGCTTTTATTGACAAAACTAGTAGACTTAATATCCTGCTCAAGGGAATTTTCTTCTTCGGATAAGAGCATCTTGCTTGCGAAATGCGAGGCCGAAAGGGCATCCTTGAGGCTTCGGGACCCCGTTGGAGAGGGAGGGGGATTTGGCGGAGCACCGGCGCATGGGCGAGCTTAAAAGTTCGCGCAAAAAGACCAAATGCCTGCTCCCGGTCCACACTCTCGCCGCCGGTCGCTTTCGAGACGCCCTTCTCGTGAAACAGGATAAGAGTGGATTAACCTCCACACCCATTCTCTACGCCCGTTCGGTTTAGCCGATCGATTTCTTTCGGCTCGGCAAGAAGCAGTTTTGCGAGAAGCTTCCTCTCTTGCCCGGCCGCGACACTCTCCCTGGAGCAGTAAAATGGCACAGCCAGCCGTGAAACAACCTGATGCGCCTGTTCAGACCGCGGGACGCGGCCGCATTTATGATTCCATCACCGAGACGATCGGCAATACGCCTCTCGTGCGGCTGCAGAAGATTGCCAAGGAAAAGGGCGTTAAGGCCAATCTGCTCGCCAAGCTCGAATTCTTCAATCCGATCGCCAGCGTGAAGGACCGGATTGGCGTCCATATGATCGCGAGCCTGGAGGCCGCCGGTAAGATCGTCCCCGGCAAGACCACTTTGATCGAGCCGACCTCTGGCAATACTGGCATTGCGCTGGCTTTCGTCGCTGCCGCGCGCGGCTACAAGCTGATTCTGGTCATGCCGGAATCCATGTCGCTCGAGCGGCGCAAGATGCTTGCCCTGCTCGGAGCCGAGCTCGTTCTGACGCCCGCTCCCCAAGGGATGAAGGGCGCGATCGCCAAGGCCGAGGAACTGGTGCAGGCGACACCCGACGCCGTGATTCCGCGCCAATTCGACAATCCCGCCAATCCTGAAATCCATCGCCTGACCACGGCCGAGGAAATCTGGAACGATACGGAAGGCAATGTGGATTATTTCGTCTCCGGTGTCGGCACCGGCGGCACGATCACCGGCGTCGCTCAGGTTCTGAAGCCCCGCCGCCCGAGCCTGAAAATCGTCGCTGTCGAACCTGAGGATTCGCCCGTCCTGTCCGGCGGTCAGCCAGGTCCGCATAAGATCCAGGGTATCGGTGCTGGCTTCGTGCCGTCCGTTCTCGACCGGCCCCTGATCGATGAAGTCGTCACCGTCGGCAATCAGACGGCCTTTGAGACGGCTCGCCTCGTGGCGCGCCTCGAAGGCATTCCAGTCGGTATTTCCTCTGGCGCCGCAGTCGCCGCCGCCATCGAGGTCGGCCTGCGCCCTGAAGCCGAAGGCAAGAATATCGTCCTGATCATTCCGTCTTTTGCTGAGCGCTATTTGTCGACGGCTTTGTTCGAAGGTCTTTGATCTTCTCTCTATTTTACGGGCTTCACGGCAAGGCCGGCGGTGATCACCGCCGGCCTTTGTCATTCAATCTCCGCAAGCAACCTTTCGCGACCTTTCGTTTCAACGGAACCCCTCAGCTTTGCGGGACGTTGAGAGGGCATGTTTTCGGCCTGATCGGCGTTCGTCTTCGGCACGCCTATGGTAAATTATCGGTAAACACTTATTCTGATGTCTGTTTACCGGCAGAGGTGTCTCTGAGCCCCGGTCGATAATTTTTGAAAGGATTGAACATGCGCGCTTTTTGGCTTTTCCTGGCGGCTTTGTTCGGCTTCCGCCTTTTCTCCAACAGCCGTTATAATCGCGAGTTCAGGAATTTGCCCGAGGAGGAGCAGAAGGCTCGCCGCCGCTGGTTTTGAGCGCGCTTTCTCCCTTAAAGGCCTCGCGGCAGAACGTCATCTGATCCCGGGAGTCGCGAAGAGCGCTCCCGGTTCTCGAATTTTAGCGTTCGAGCCCCATGCGAGAATATGTTCGAAGGCCATTCTCGAAAGCGGTCGATCCGATCGCGACCGTGCGGGCGGTCTATTCTCCTTCTTGACCCGGGCCATTGCCGATGCGAGAGCCAAGTTCGTTTCGAATGTCTCCCGGATCGGATGAATAGATGGCTTCTCCCACATTGGATCTGCTTGGTTTCGGCAATGCTATTGTCGATGTTCTCGGCCAAGTCGATGATGATTTTCTCCTCGCTCAGGGCCTGCACAAAGGGTCGATGACCCTCATCGATGAGGCGCGCGCGACAAGCCTCTATGGCGCAATGGGACCGGTGACCGTTGTTTCTGGTGGGTCGGCCGCCAATACGATCATTGGCGCCGCCGGCCTCGGCTGCAAAACGGGGTTCGTGGGCAAGCTCAAATCCGATCCGCTCGGCACCCAATTCGCCCATGATATTCGTGGCGCGAAGGTCGCCTTCACGACGTCATTCGCCGAGGATGGCCCGGCGAGCGCGACGTGCCTCGTCCTGGTTACGCCGGATGGCCAACGGACGATGAACACCTATCTTGGCGCCTCGGCCAATCTGACCGAGGCCGATGTCGATGCAGAGCAAGTGCAAAGCGCCGCTATCATCTATCTCGAAGGTTATTTGTGGGATCCGCCAGCTGCCAAGGCGGCTTTCCTGAAGGCCTCGCGCATTGCTCGTGACGCTGGGCGGCAGGTGGCCCTGACCTTGTCCGATACATTCTGTGTCGATCGTTATCGCGAGGAGTTTTTAGGGCTTATCCGCGACAAATCCGTCCAAATTCTCTTCGCTAATGAATCCGAATTGCACGCGCTTTATCAGACCTCTGATTTCGATACGGCCATCGCGGCTCTGCGTCAGGAGAACATTCTCGGTGTCGTGACGCGCTCCGAACATGGCTCGGTGGTGGTCACATCGGAAAATGTGCTCGCTGTCCCAGCTTTTCCCGTGGATCAGGTGGTCGATACGACGGGCGCGGGCGATCTTTTCGCAGGGGGATTTTTGACGGGTCTCAGCAAGAACAAGGATCATTCAACAGCGGCAAGGCTTGGTGCCTTGGCGGCAGCTGAAATCATCCAGCATATCGGCGCGCGTCCGCAAAAGGATCTCGCCTATCTTGCCAGACAGAACGGTTTTGATCTCTGATCATGACAATAAAAATGCGGAGAAGGGTTTTCCTTCTCCGCATGGAAAGCTTAAAGCTGAGACCATACCATCGGTTGATCTTTGGTCTTACAGCCAGGCGTGCTGTTTTGCCTGACGCTCCTCATAGGCCGAAATCTCATCCGCCTTCTGCATGGTCAGGCCGATATCGTCGAGACCATTCAAGAGACAATGTTTGCGGAAGGGATCGATGTTGAAAGGAATCGAGCCCCCATCCGGACCGCGAATCGTCTGATTTTCGAGATCAACCGTCAGCGTTGCATTAGCACCGCGCTCGGCATCTTCCATGAGAAGGGCCAATTGCTCAGGCGTGACCTTGATCGGCAAAATGCCGTTCTTGAAGCAATTATTATAGAAAATATCCGCGAAACTCGTTGAGATCACGCAGCGAATACCGAAATCGAGCAAGGCCCAGGGGGCATGTTCGCGCGAGGAGCCGCATCCGAAATTATCGCCGGCGACCAGGATCGACGCCTTGCGATAGGCGGGCTGGTTCAAGACGAAATCAGGGTTTTCCGTTCCATCGTCTTTGAAGCGCAATTCCGAGAAGAGCCCCTCACCAAGGCCGGTCCGCTTGATGGTTTTGAGATATTGCTTGGGGATGATCATGTCGGTGTCGACATTGGTGATCTTCAACGGCGCGGCAACGCCGGTCAGGGTCGTGAATTTTTCCATGACGACTCCTTACAGCTTCAAACCTGAAGGTGGCTATCCCTTTGGGATAAATTTGATGCGATTATAAAGGCCTATAACATCGCTCGGGCGTTCGAATGAACGAGCGATACTAAAGCATCAGACCCAAAGTGGCTCCCACTTTTGGGACCAATCTGATGTGCTTTCAGAAGAACGATAGAGCATCAGGCAGGTTTCACTTTGAAAGTCCGATGCTCTCGAGAGAATGATCTGAATCGAGCGCCTTGAACTACCAATACATTCATCCCTTGATCGCTTTCCGATCAAGGGATGAATGTCCAACCTTATATCAAAGCTCGCGAATCATAGCCCTTGGCTCCTTTCTTAAATTTTCGCCTTTTCAGACTGTTAGCGAAAACTTAAGAGTGGCCCATCAGAAAGCGCGTTCTTAGGGTCGATGGCAGAAGAGCCAAACTCAGGGGCGCAGAAGTGTCTTCAGATAGGCCAACTGATCGCGTCTTTCGATGGCGACAAGACGGAAATCGGCATCGGGCGCGTCGTGAATATCGGTTTCGGCCTGTGCGAGATCGGCGGTGAAACGCGCTTGATCTGCCTCGGCGATCGGCAGAGCCACATCGGCGAGGATGGTCAAGCCACCTTCGCCAACATCAACGAAGCCACCGAGAGTATAAAATTCGAGCTTTTCCTTGCTCGTGGCGTCATTGACGGTAATCAGACCGGGCCGCAAGGTGGTCATGAAGGGAGCATGACCCGCGAGGACCGTAAATTCGCCCTCGACACCGGGAACGACGACAGAATCGGCTTCACCGGAAAAAACCAGCCGTTCCGGAGATACGAGTTCAAAGTGGAAAGCGGCCATGCTCGGCTCCCGAATCTATTCATCAACCCGCAGCGGTAGGGTGAAATCCCGAAAATCCGCCGTCCGGCATATTCCTCTAAAGATCCAATCCATCATCGCACGGACCGCCTTGATCCCTTCAAGGAAAAAGGCGGTCTCGAACGAAGGGATTAGACGGAAGCCGCGAGCTTCTGGGCCTTTTCGACCGCTTCTTCGATCGAACCGACCATATAGAAGGCAGCTTCTGGCAGATGGTCATATTTGCCTTCGATCAAGCCCTTGAAGCCCTTGATCGTATCGGAGAGCGCCACGAGCTTGCCGGGAGAACCGGTGAAGATTTCCGCGACATGGAAAGGCTGCGACAGGAAGCGCTCGATGCGGCGGGCACGGGCGACCGTCAGCTTGTCCTCTTCCGACAATTCGTCCATGCCGAGAATGGCGATAATGTCCTGCAAGGATTTATAGCGCTGGAGCAATTGCTGCACCTGACGCGCCACATTGTAATGCTCCTCGCCGACGATCAGCGGCGACAGGATGCGGGAGGTTGAATCGAGCGGGTCGACCGCCGGATAAATGCCCTTTTCCGCGATGGAGCGCGAAAGAACCGTCGTGGCGTCGAGATGGGCGAAGGAAGCCGCTGGCGCCGGGTCGGTCAAGTCGTCGGCAGGCACATAGATCGCCTGGACCGAAGTGATCGAGCCTTTGGTCGTCGTGGTGATGCGTTCCTGCAAGGCGCCCATGTCGGTGGCGAGCGTCGGCTGATAGCCCACCGCCGAAGGAATGCGGCCCAGCAAGGCGGACACTTCGGAACCAGCCTGCGTGAAGCGGAAAATATTATCAACGAAGAACAGAACGTCCTGACCCTTGTCGCGGAAATCCTCGGCGATGGTCAGTCCGGAAAGGGCGACGCGGGCACGGGCTCCCGGGGGCTCGTTCATCTGGCCATAGACCAGCGCGCATTTCGAACCCTTGGCGGAACCGCCATGTTCATGCGGATCGACATTGACATGCGATTCGATCATTTCGTGGTAAAGGTCATTGCCTTCACGCGTACGCTCGCCAACGCCGGCGAAGACCGAATAACCGCCATGCGCTTTGGCGATATTATTGATCAGTTCCATGATGATGACGGTCTTGCCGACGCCGGCGCCACCGAAGAGACCAACCTTACCACCCTTGGAATAGGGCGCCAGAAGATCCACGACCTTGATGCCGGTCACGAGGATCTGCGCTTCGGTCGATTGTTCATCATAGGCAGGCGCGAGCTGGTGGATCGCGCGACGGGCGGTGGTGTTGACCGGTCCCAGTTCATCGACCGGCTCGCCGATGACATTGAGAATGCGGCCAAGGCATTCCTCACCCACGGGCACGCTGATCGGAGCGCCGGTATCGATGACCGCCTGACCCCGGATCAGGCCATCCGTCACATCCATGGCGATGCAGCGGACTTCGCTTTCACCCAGATGCTGGGCGACCTCAAGCACAAGACGATTGCCGTTGTTTTGTGTCTCGAGCGCGTTGAGGATCGCCGGCAGATGACCGTCGAACTTCACGTCGATGACGGCGCCAATGACCTGGGTAATATGCCCTGTCGGCCCGTTGAGTGCTGCGTCAGCCATGGTTCGTTCCTTCAATCCTCATAAAATCAAAGCGCTTCGGCGCCGGAGATGATCTCGATCAGTTCCTTCGTGATCATGGCCTGGCGCGAGCGGTTATATTTCAGGGTCTGCTTCTTGATCATCTCACCGGCGTTGCGGGAGGCATTATCCATGGCGCTCATCCGCGCGCCCTGTTCCGAGGCGGCGTTTTCGAGCAAGGCGCGCAAGACCTGAATCGTGATATTGCGCGGCAAAAGCGTCGCGAGAATTTGTTCCTCGCTCGGCTCGTATTCGTAAAGGGAAGGCGGGGCCGCCGGGGCGTCTTCCTGCGTTTTCACAGCAAGGGGAATCAATTGCTGTGCCGTTGGGATCTGGTGGAGAACCGTCCGGAATTTGGCGAAGAAGAGTGTGCAGACGTCGAATTCTGCGTCCTTATAAAGGTTGAGAATCTTGCGCCCGATCGCTTCGGCGTTCACGAAACCGATCGTCCTGACACTGCGCAATTCGATCAATTCAAGGATCTGCTCGCCGAATTGGCGCTTGAGCAGATCATAGCCCTTTTTACCGACGCAGAGGATTTTGACCTTCTTGCCTTCGGCGATCAATTTCTCCGCCGTGTCGCGGGCCAGACGGGCGATCGAGGCGTTGAAGCCACCGCAAAGACCGCGTTCCGCCGTGCAGACGACAAGCAGATGCGTCCGATCGTAACCATTACCAGCCAGAAGCTTCGGGGCGTCTGGACCTGTGCCGACGATGGAGGCAAGGCTCGCAAGAACCTCATCCATGCGCTCTGCATAGGGCCGTGCCGCTTCAGCCGCGAGCTGGGCGCGCCGCAGTTTCGCCGACGCGACCATCTGCATGGCCTTGGTGATCTTCTGCGTCGCCTTGACGGAAGCGATCCGATTTCGCAGGTCCTTCAACGAGGGCATTGCACTACCGCCTGATCAGTGTCGTGTTTCAGAACGCTGCCGCACCGGAAGGCTAGGCGGGTCCTCAATTCTGTATCCTTCCGCACCATGACTGGCGCGGATCGGCGCGCCGAAACGCGCCGTACCTGGGCCTGAACCTTACGAGAAGTTCTTGCTGTAACCCTCGATCAAGGCTTTCAGTTTGGCGGCAGAATCGTCAGAAAGATCCTTCGAGGTCCGGATCGTATCCAGAAGATCGGCATGCGCCGTGCGCAACAAGGCGAGCAAGCCGTCCTCGTAGGCGCGAATGCGATTGACCGGCAGAGCATCGAGATAGCCGTTGACGCCAGCATAGATGACGCAGACCTGCTCTTCGATCTTGAGCGGGGAGAATTGCGGCTGCTTCAAAAGTTCGGTCAAGCGCGAACCACGGGCGAGCAGCTTCTGGGTCGTCGCATCAAGATCGGAACCGAACTGGGCGAAAGCCGCCATTTCGCGATATTGTGCGAGCTCGCCCTTGATCTTGCCGGCGACCTTTTTCATCGATTTGGTCTGGGCGGCGGAACCGACGCGCGACACGGAAATGCCGACATTCACCGCCGGACGGATACCTTGATAGAAGAGATCCGTCTCAAGGAAGATCTGACCGTCGGTGATGGAGATCACATTGGTCGGAATATAGGCGGAAACGTCATTCGCCTGGGTTTCGATGACCGGCAGAG contains:
- a CDS encoding sodium-translocating pyrophosphatase → MNPLWWIIFGGLLSVAYGIVTSKQLLEQPAGSLRMQEIAGAIAEGANAYLKRQYTTIALVGTVIFVVLGLLLSWTVAWAYLFGAVLSGAAGFIGMNVSVRANVRTAQAASQSLGEGLDLSFKAGAVTGLLVAGLALLGVTLTFYLLTGPLGHAQDSREVVNALVGLGFGASLISIFARLGGGIFTKGADVGADLVGKVEAGIPEDDPRNPATIADNVGDNVGDCAGMAADLFETYVVTVVATMVLGAIFFGGDAVLASAMLYPLAICATCIVTSLIGTAFVKLGLDEAIMSALYKGLIATGLLTIPGLALATYATVGFGTIGTVHGVPLTGLHLFFCGLIGLAVTGALVVITEYYTGSGKRPVVSIAQASVTGHGTNVIQGLAVSLESTALPALVIAAGIIATSQLGGLYGTAIAVTTMLGLAGMIVALDAFGPVTDNAGGIAEMAGLPKEVRRATDALDAVGNTTKAVTKGYAIGSAGLGALVLFAAYSYDLDYFTKHGDVFSYFRNVGVVSFDLSNPYVVAGLIFGGLIPYLFGGIAMTAVGRAAGSVVEEVRRQFREKPGIMEGTERPDYGRAVDMLTKAAIREMIIPSLLPVLAPPFVYFVVLAVSGSKASAFAALGASLLGVIVNGLFVAISMTSGGGAWDNAKKSFEEGFLDKNGVTHYKGSEAHKASVTGDTVGDPYKDTAGPAINPAIKITNIVALLLLAILAH
- a CDS encoding F0F1 ATP synthase subunit epsilon, with the protein product MAAFHFELVSPERLVFSGEADSVVVPGVEGEFTVLAGHAPFMTTLRPGLITVNDATSKEKLEFYTLGGFVDVGEGGLTILADVALPIAEADQARFTADLAQAETDIHDAPDADFRLVAIERRDQLAYLKTLLRP
- the rfbA gene encoding glucose-1-phosphate thymidylyltransferase RfbA, whose translation is MKGIILAGGSGTRLYPITRVVSKQLLPVFDKPMIYYPLATLMLAGIKDFLIISTPRDTPLFERLLGDGKDLGMSLTYAVQDEPRGLAESFIIGRDFIGSDRVALILGDNIFHGHGLPQMLQQAVARTTDATIFGYQVTTPEQYGVVTLDRTGKALDIVEKPKTFHSNVAVTGLYFYPNDVVDIAAKITPSARGELEITDVNRAYLQRGQLFVEMLGRGFAWLDTGTHASLVEASHYIQILEQRQGIRVACIEEIALRMGYIPLDQFHELAKRSMKSSYGEYLLAIYEAAKKDPTSFAPSIA
- the leuD gene encoding 3-isopropylmalate dehydratase small subunit; the protein is MEKFTTLTGVAAPLKITNVDTDMIIPKQYLKTIKRTGLGEGLFSELRFKDDGTENPDFVLNQPAYRKASILVAGDNFGCGSSREHAPWALLDFGIRCVISTSFADIFYNNCFKNGILPIKVTPEQLALLMEDAERGANATLTVDLENQTIRGPDGGSIPFNIDPFRKHCLLNGLDDIGLTMQKADEISAYEERQAKQHAWL
- a CDS encoding adenosine kinase, with translation MASPTLDLLGFGNAIVDVLGQVDDDFLLAQGLHKGSMTLIDEARATSLYGAMGPVTVVSGGSAANTIIGAAGLGCKTGFVGKLKSDPLGTQFAHDIRGAKVAFTTSFAEDGPASATCLVLVTPDGQRTMNTYLGASANLTEADVDAEQVQSAAIIYLEGYLWDPPAAKAAFLKASRIARDAGRQVALTLSDTFCVDRYREEFLGLIRDKSVQILFANESELHALYQTSDFDTAIAALRQENILGVVTRSEHGSVVVTSENVLAVPAFPVDQVVDTTGAGDLFAGGFLTGLSKNKDHSTAARLGALAAAEIIQHIGARPQKDLAYLARQNGFDL
- the atpD gene encoding F0F1 ATP synthase subunit beta, with protein sequence MADAALNGPTGHITQVIGAVIDVKFDGHLPAILNALETQNNGNRLVLEVAQHLGESEVRCIAMDVTDGLIRGQAVIDTGAPISVPVGEECLGRILNVIGEPVDELGPVNTTARRAIHQLAPAYDEQSTEAQILVTGIKVVDLLAPYSKGGKVGLFGGAGVGKTVIIMELINNIAKAHGGYSVFAGVGERTREGNDLYHEMIESHVNVDPHEHGGSAKGSKCALVYGQMNEPPGARARVALSGLTIAEDFRDKGQDVLFFVDNIFRFTQAGSEVSALLGRIPSAVGYQPTLATDMGALQERITTTTKGSITSVQAIYVPADDLTDPAPAASFAHLDATTVLSRSIAEKGIYPAVDPLDSTSRILSPLIVGEEHYNVARQVQQLLQRYKSLQDIIAILGMDELSEEDKLTVARARRIERFLSQPFHVAEIFTGSPGKLVALSDTIKGFKGLIEGKYDHLPEAAFYMVGSIEEAVEKAQKLAASV
- the cysK gene encoding cysteine synthase A, with protein sequence MAQPAVKQPDAPVQTAGRGRIYDSITETIGNTPLVRLQKIAKEKGVKANLLAKLEFFNPIASVKDRIGVHMIASLEAAGKIVPGKTTLIEPTSGNTGIALAFVAAARGYKLILVMPESMSLERRKMLALLGAELVLTPAPQGMKGAIAKAEELVQATPDAVIPRQFDNPANPEIHRLTTAEEIWNDTEGNVDYFVSGVGTGGTITGVAQVLKPRRPSLKIVAVEPEDSPVLSGGQPGPHKIQGIGAGFVPSVLDRPLIDEVVTVGNQTAFETARLVARLEGIPVGISSGAAVAAAIEVGLRPEAEGKNIVLIIPSFAERYLSTALFEGL
- the cysE gene encoding serine O-acetyltransferase, which translates into the protein MTLISDSGVPAGHSDRPGLYDPLWNRLRQEAEEAFARERALAPLFVSSILNRTSFESAVAHRIAARLGNETVPAYLIAEIFAQATDDDPTIGEAFRADILAVLDRDPACARLIEPFLYFKGFHAIQTHRLAHWLWNHQRQDFALYIQSRSSDVFQTDINPAARFGKGIFLDHATGLVVGATASIDDDVSILQNVTLGGTGKERGDRHPKIRRGVMIGAGAKILGNIEIGSCSRIAAGSVVLRPVEPNTTVAGVPARQVGTAGCSEPARSMDQILSQLSYDSFDYTI